In Mycoplasmopsis synoviae ATCC 25204, the sequence CTGAGGAAGATCATATATCGACTCTACAAAAGTAACTAATTCAAAGGAATATGTAAACTCAGAAGTTCCTTCATATTCAACTTCAACTCTTAACTCAGGTGTAGTTGAAGCTGCTACAAAAACAGCTAATTATAAAGTAGATTACACTCTTAAAAAAGGTGCAACCGATAAAAAACCTTCATATGAAGTTTACCTAAGCACAAGCGATGTTCAAGAAAGCGCTTTAGGAAGAAACGGATATAAATTAGATAAAAAAGCAGACGACACAGCATTTAAAGCTGGAGTTGCAGTAAAAACAGAAACCTCAAAAGTTTTAGTATTATTTCAAAATACAGGTCAAGATTCTAAAGTTGATTTAGATAAAATGGTGAAAAAAGTACAATCAGCTGCTTCTGCTTCAAATAGTAACTTTGTTTATATGGGTACTGGAAAAAGCTCTAGAGGCGTAAGCGCAGTATTTGTATTAGTTAAAGATGGAATGACTGACGGAACTGCTTTATCTTCACTTGGATATACAGTTAAATCAATAACAACCGCAAACCAATTAAATGAAAATGAAATTATTGCGTTAAATGTTCCTGGAAAATGAAAAAATGAAAACCCTAAAAACGTTGTATACGTTCAAGGGCCAAGCTTAATTGGAATTCACTCAAATGAAGCAGGAAATAACGCTACAAGATTATTCCTAAAATGACTTCTATCAAATAAAAAATTAAACTTTGATGCTACTGATGCAACAAAAATGGAAACTGCAATTGAATACTTCCAAAGAAAAGTTGGATACGTAACTCCTACAACAGAATTTTCAAAACCAGCAACAAAACAAATTTTTGAAGGATTAAAAAACCCTTACGCATTATCAGCATATAACCAATTCCTTCTAGTTTCAGCAGATCCAGATAAAAATATTGCATATTACTCACCTGGAACAACACTTCAAAACGAATTTAGATCAGGAATTAACTCACAATTTAGTACAGTTCAAAATTCTTCTCAAAATGGTACAAATGCCCCAACATTTGATCAATTTGCAGAAAGTGTTGTATCAACCGTTAGAGCTACTAACAACTAATAACTAAATTTCCTAATTAATAATAAAAGTAAATAGCTTTTAGTAGAGATATTTATTTTTTTAATTTAATATAATAAATAATAATGAAAAAGCCTTTTAAAAAACTATTTATTTTATCGCTTTCTTTGCCTGCTGCTTTAGCGGCAAGTTCATGTAGTTCTTTTAGTTTTTATCCTTATAAAAACACATATAACGAAGCTTTTTCTAAAGTTGAAGCTAAACATAATAAACTAGAAAATTCATCTAATAAATATTTAAAAGCCGCTTTTGATAATTATTATGAAAATGCTAAAAAAATAAACCAAGACTCTATAGATAACCCAGATCATTTTAATGATAATATCTACATCCAACTTGGTGCTTCAATTAACGCAATTTTAAAATCAGTTGAAATTATAGAAAAAGATGTTTTACGCGGAAGACAGCCAAATTCGCCAGAATTTCTGGAAATCTACGAGCTTATATGAGGAAAAATTTCCGAACATCAAAGTCAGTTAGAGACTTTAATCATTAATTCTTTGAATTCAATTGCGTCAAATATAACTTCAACTAATTTGTCACAAGAAACTTTAGATAAATTAAAAAAAGTTAGTGATAGTTTTAATAACTATATATCTTATTATTATCAAATAATTAAAACGCATAAATCTAACTTTTATGAAACGCTAAAATTTTCTCAAAGCTTTGACGATAAAAAAAGCGTTGAAATTATAAATGATATAAATTCTAAATTTCTTTTATATACAAATTATGTAAATGAAATAATGACAAATCCAAATTATAACTATATAGAAAATGAAAATGATTTTAAAATAACAATTTTAGGAGACTAATGAAAATTAATTCATCAAAAATTGCAAGAGAGGCAATTGAAAAATATCAAAATATTATTATCTTTCATCATATTCGTCCTGATGGAGACTGCCTTGGATCTCAATTTGGACTAGCAGAATTAATAAGAGATAACTATCCAGATAAAAAAGTATATTGCGTTGGAAATAACTACAATTCATTTGAATTTATGGATTTTAAATTTGATAAATTCGAAGACATAGACTTTTCAAATTCACTAGCTATAGTTAACGATGCGTCAAGCGGTGATAGAATCGAAGAAGCGCAGCTTTTATACGAAAATAAAACAACAGCTAAGCTTAGAATAGATCACCATCCTAATGATTCAGATATTAAATACGATTATCTATGAGTAGATTCAAGCTACGTGGCTGCCGCTGAAATGATCGCTAAGCTTGCCTATGATTCAAAATGAAAAGTAAGCCAAAGAGCTTCTAGTTTTATATACTTAGGAATAAATACCGATTCTGGAAGATTTTTATATCCAGCTACTAGTAGAAGAACTTATAATCTAGTTAGCTTTTTAATGAAAAATAAATTTCATCCTAGTTTTATTTTAAAAAACCTTTCAAAAAGAAGTTTAAAAGGGCTAAAATTCACCGGACATTTACTATCTAATTTTCAAAAAGATGGAAGAGTTTTATATTACTATGCTAGCCAAGAAACTCAAAAACAATTTGATTTAAATTCATATGAAATTGCAATGTTTGTTAATGAACTTGCAAACATTGAAAATAATTTAATTTGAGTTTTATTTATCGAACTTGAAGATAAAAAAGTTAGAGGTCGTCTAAGATCTAGCGGCCCTCAAGTTAATTTAATAGCTAAAGAATTCAATGGCGGAGGCCATGAAAATGCCTCAGGAATTACTTTAGATAGCATTGATGAAATTCCTAAAGTATTAGCAAAATTAAATGCAGAGATTTTAAAATATGAAAATGGTAATTAATTCACATAAATTAGCAGTAGAAAAAATAAAGCAGCACAATTCAATTGTTATTTTTCATCACGTAATTCCTGATGGAGACTGCCTTGGATCTCAATTTGGTCTTAAGAATTTACTTCAAGATAATTTTCCTGATAAAAAAATTTATTGCGTAGGTGATTCTAAAAATAACTTCCAATTTTTAGATATTAAAATGGATAACAATCTAGTAACTGAAGAAGTTATGAAAAACTCACTTGCTATCGTGGTAGACACCAGCGATAAAAAATGAGTTGAAAATTCGTATCTATTAGATAAAAACTTATTTTTAGAAGTTTTAAGAATAGATCATCATCCTAACGATGAAGATAATCTAAATACCAAGCTTAAATGAGTAGATTCAAGCTATGTGGCTTGCGATGAAATGATCGCTCACATGGCCCTTTTAGAAAACTGAAAAATATCTAAAAAAGCAGCTGAATTTTTATATCTAGGAATTAATACTGATTCAGGAAGATTTTTATTTTCAAATACCAGCGCTAGAACTTTTCATATTTTATGAAAGCTCTACGAAACCGGTTTTGACGCCAATAAGCTTCTTCTTAATATGTCACTAGTTTCTAAAGATGACTTTCAATATAACGCATTTTTAATTAATAGCTTAAAAACATATCAAAACGTAGCTTATATAGTAACTAAGCAAACAGATCTTAAAAGATTTAACAAGTGTTCCGATGATGCGGTTAACGTTAATTTAATAGCTAATATTAATGGACATCCAATTTGAGTTCAATTTATTGAAATGGAAGATGGCAAAATTAAAGTTAAAGCCAGATCAAATGGTCCTAGCGTTAGAAATATCTGCCAAGAATATAATGGCGGAGGCCACGAAAGAGCTAGTGGCTGCGTTTTAGATAGCTTTAGCGATATTAAGGGCTTTTTAGCTAGATGCCAGCAAGAAATAAAAACACAATAATTTAGTATTATTTGCTTAATAAATTTTATTTTTTATATAACTTAATTAGGAAATATAAAAAGCTAATAAGTTTTTTATTTACATTTATTTATGGATAAAGAATTAAATTTTAATACCTACAAACACCAAAGACAAGATCTTTTACTTGAACTTGAAACTAATTTAGTTAAAAAACTAAATTTAGTTAAAAAAACTCCACCGGTAAAACTTAGTGGAAATTTTGGCAACGAAAATAACTACGTTGAGTTTTTTGTCAAAGACTTTTCTCAATATACAAGCCAGCTATATAAGTGAAATAAAATTTCGCTTAAAAACTTTGATAAATATGAAGGTTTATATAATATGCCAGGACCATATTATTTAAATGAATCTGGTCAATATAGCTACAACGCTAAATTATTGTCATGAGCGCAAGTTATAGATTATAGCGATAGAAACCTTGTCTTTTTAAAAAAGAGCGCAAATAAAGTATTTTTAGCGCTTAAAGCTACTGAAAAGTTTTTTGTTAAAAAGTATAGTCTTTCTAAAAAGCTAGGTGAAAAGGTTTTTTTAATTACTACCGATATGCTTTATAAGCAATATCCTAATTTAGATGCATCACAAAGAGAAGATGAAATAACCAAAGAACATAAAGTAGTTTTTGTTTATAAAATAGGATATAACCTTCCAGATAAAAAGCCTCACTCAGAAAAAGTCTTTGACGATCATGATTGAAAATTAAATGGTGATTTATTTTTCTATGATGAGGAAAATAAAAAGGCTGTTAAGCTTGCAAATCTTGGAATAAGCGTTGATGAAATAAATTTATTAAAGCAAAAAGTTTATCTAAAACTTAGCGATACTACTTTAGATAGATATCATCATGAAGTATTGGCGCGAAGCTTGCCATATTCAATTTCAGGAGAAATTTTTCAAGATCAATTAATAGAGCTTTTTTTAGGAACAAAACAAGAAAGTAATAATGGAAAGTAAAGAAAAAATAGAAGTAGGTTATACTAATATTTCTTATAAAAAAGGTGATTTATTTATACAAGAAAAAACCTATAATGGATTTAATCACCGGTTAGATTTAAGCGAGCTTAAAAAGCTAGATTTTGTGCCAGAGCTTATCTCTGATAGTGAAAAAGAAGTTACCTGAAAATGAATCGAAACTCAGCAGTTAGAGCTTAGCGATGAAAATATTAAAAAGATAGCGCATAATTTTAAAAAGTTGCATAATTCTGGATGTAATTTTCCTAAAAATAATTTATCAGAGCGCATTAAAAAATATCTAAAAATTATTAATTCAAAAAATATTAAAATCGATGAAATTAATAATTTTTATTCTAAGGTAAATTTGATTCTATCTAACATGAAAGGAAATGCTCCGTTGCATAATGATATCTATCAAAGCAATCTATTATGAGGCGTTGATGATAAGATGTATTTTGTCGATTGAGAATACGCTTCAATGGGAGATAAGCATTTTGATCTAGCTTATTTTATTTGCGCCGGGCATTTATCACCTGAAAGAGAAAAGCTGCTGTTAGAAACCTATGAAGATTACCAAGAAGAATATATTTTGCAACATAAAATCGTGGTTTATTACTTGATAATTTTATGAGTAAACGCGCAACCTATTAAGCATTTTGATGATAAGCCCTACATTCAAAAAATGCTAAAAGCTGAAGAGTTTTTCCAAAAACGTAAAAAAGAAAAATTTCAATAAAAAAACAAAAAAAGCTCCAACAAAGGGAGCTTTTAAATTTCAATTATTAGATTTTAGAATTTAAAGTGTTGATTAAAATCCTAAGTTTTCATCAGACATCAACTAAATTAAAATCAACTATATTTATCTTCTTCGTCTTCTTCTTGAGATTCTTCAGCTTCGTCTTCCTTTGTTGAAGCAGAAGCTTCATGGGTATTACGCCCAAAAGGAAATTCATTTGTAGAAGTCTTTTCTTGTAAGCTTTCATCTAAGTCTCATGCGAAATTACTTTCTTGAGTACTTGTTTGAGTTTGGCTTTGATTTTGTGAATCACTGCTAAAATCTGAATATGATTTGCTAAATGAATATTTGCCAGAGTCTTCGGTCTTGACTTCTTCTGTTTGAAAGGCTTCAAATTCACCAGAATCATCCCCAACTAATTCTTGTGAATTATCAAAACTTTCTTGAGAATAATCTTGATAGAATTCTTCAGGCTTACTAAAGGTTTCTCTAATTTCTTCTTGCGATTCTTCTAGAGCTACTTCTTGAGTAGATGACATTAGTCACATATCAAATTCGTCTTTGTTTTGATGGAAAGCTTGAGCTTCGGCTGAAGAGTTTCTTACTGGTGATTCTTCTTCAAAAGACTGTGAAAAGTCTTTATCAAAATCTTCATTTTCAAGAAAATCTTGAGCCTCTACTATTTTATCACGATCTATAGAGTCGCCTATAAAACTTTTTGCAGCTTCACGAGAAGTATCCATATTTAATAAACTTGGATTTCTTCTAACTTCTTCTTCGGTGTAAATAATTGCTTCACCGGCGATAACTGATACTTTAAATACTTCAGCGTTGTCTTTGGTTTCAACTGCTTCTTGACCGATGATGCAATCGTATTCTTCTTGGTCATCACTTCTATTTTGTGAAAGAATTTCATGCACTTTTTTAATTGCAGTATTAATTTCGTGAAGTGTAGCTTTTTTATCATGTTGAATATTAACTAAAATTTTATTAGCAGATTTAATTGGATATTCATATAAGTTTTGCTCGAAAGCTTTTTCAACTG encodes:
- a CDS encoding DHH family phosphoesterase codes for the protein MKINSSKIAREAIEKYQNIIIFHHIRPDGDCLGSQFGLAELIRDNYPDKKVYCVGNNYNSFEFMDFKFDKFEDIDFSNSLAIVNDASSGDRIEEAQLLYENKTTAKLRIDHHPNDSDIKYDYLWVDSSYVAAAEMIAKLAYDSKWKVSQRASSFIYLGINTDSGRFLYPATSRRTYNLVSFLMKNKFHPSFILKNLSKRSLKGLKFTGHLLSNFQKDGRVLYYYASQETQKQFDLNSYEIAMFVNELANIENNLIWVLFIELEDKKVRGRLRSSGPQVNLIAKEFNGGGHENASGITLDSIDEIPKVLAKLNAEILKYENGN
- a CDS encoding DHH family phosphoesterase — its product is MVINSHKLAVEKIKQHNSIVIFHHVIPDGDCLGSQFGLKNLLQDNFPDKKIYCVGDSKNNFQFLDIKMDNNLVTEEVMKNSLAIVVDTSDKKWVENSYLLDKNLFLEVLRIDHHPNDEDNLNTKLKWVDSSYVACDEMIAHMALLENWKISKKAAEFLYLGINTDSGRFLFSNTSARTFHILWKLYETGFDANKLLLNMSLVSKDDFQYNAFLINSLKTYQNVAYIVTKQTDLKRFNKCSDDAVNVNLIANINGHPIWVQFIEMEDGKIKVKARSNGPSVRNICQEYNGGGHERASGCVLDSFSDIKGFLARCQQEIKTQ
- a CDS encoding class-II aminoacyl-tRNA synthetase family protein; translated protein: MDKELNFNTYKHQRQDLLLELETNLVKKLNLVKKTPPVKLSGNFGNENNYVEFFVKDFSQYTSQLYKWNKISLKNFDKYEGLYNMPGPYYLNESGQYSYNAKLLSWAQVIDYSDRNLVFLKKSANKVFLALKATEKFFVKKYSLSKKLGEKVFLITTDMLYKQYPNLDASQREDEITKEHKVVFVYKIGYNLPDKKPHSEKVFDDHDWKLNGDLFFYDEENKKAVKLANLGISVDEINLLKQKVYLKLSDTTLDRYHHEVLARSLPYSISGEIFQDQLIELFLGTKQESNNGK
- a CDS encoding phosphotransferase, whose protein sequence is MESKEKIEVGYTNISYKKGDLFIQEKTYNGFNHRLDLSELKKLDFVPELISDSEKEVTWKWIETQQLELSDENIKKIAHNFKKLHNSGCNFPKNNLSERIKKYLKIINSKNIKIDEINNFYSKVNLILSNMKGNAPLHNDIYQSNLLWGVDDKMYFVDWEYASMGDKHFDLAYFICAGHLSPEREKLLLETYEDYQEEYILQHKIVVYYLIILWVNAQPIKHFDDKPYIQKMLKAEEFFQKRKKEKFQ
- the ftsZ gene encoding cell division protein FtsZ, with protein sequence MKNILHSDSYSEKPVFDDLTSSENLYDNEAANVSKIKLCVIGVGGGGNNAVKMIQAAGFSNVNFIIANTDDQALSLNPCENKISLGKDTRGLGAGSDPEIGEKSARESVDEIEEALKGADVVLVTAGLGGGTGTGAAPVIAEAAKKMGALTIGIVTTPFSYEGPKRKRIAKNGIQELSKVVDSYIVLSNDKLAENFGDLPIEDSFQLANITLKNIILAFHDILYRIGTINIDYADVVKILGGSGLAVVGIGQATGKDRATKAVEKAFEQNLYEYPIKSANKILVNIQHDKKATLHEINTAIKKVHEILSQNRSDDQEEYDCIIGQEAVETKDNAEVFKVSVIAGEAIIYTEEEVRRNPSLLNMDTSREAAKSFIGDSIDRDKIVEAQDFLENEDFDKDFSQSFEEESPVRNSSAEAQAFHQNKDEFDMWLMSSTQEVALEESQEEIRETFSKPEEFYQDYSQESFDNSQELVGDDSGEFEAFQTEEVKTEDSGKYSFSKSYSDFSSDSQNQSQTQTSTQESNFAWDLDESLQEKTSTNEFPFGRNTHEASASTKEDEAEESQEEDEEDKYSWF